In Plasmodium brasilianum strain Bolivian I chromosome 1, whole genome shotgun sequence, a single genomic region encodes these proteins:
- a CDS encoding AP2 domain transcription factor — protein sequence MEEFEMNLLLENFLDEEKVLHNFPFKYFHLLIYAFRNYYFNIYLKNRAKNKDNEKFTQSGTNKELEINQPDVTLNLSKSQYNYKKKKKHISFGRFESIGNNCAVSDRKKNVQNVHSEHRLSSSAMHATANGAANAHVVSDSHNNKSYNCEGVNFLPKWCKEISLSDKNENFLLNVLPEHGHNEENYSEQDIIKMIYYFIHNFIFNKDKKKKHKIKEKSYLIKKLEKDEKAQSEQCIKAQNVKEEKEEKTKKIKKLPSNHKNKNDNNEISKTLENNTLHYEAERKENTNNNENKECGEMIFEKGEDTYMLEAQDVHAIEEVHKAPCDEEDEGGKEKFVTLKEDEENKDATFIIRNHKDSLMINDINDILHEKKNIDGASNFCADNVDVKNNGMHSSIVQNDTNVNDISKGSCADEVAVGVEEAVGVARAEENSVKNKKAKELKNEKKILVGINKNKGHSVDEEKNNNDTQVCGDITEESMEEEKKRILEIIENYMNKEQVYFSMSDIYYPFTAKNFHFCKKKNQNKKMIKTSVSHCKYAYSSDSFDNSPSKRYLRNKLFFCKLKKGLNLLLKNEKKKRKYKRNVTAHRNNKNCKTNDNEEIVEDADNIAANSGSKGRNTKQAKQVKQVKQHKQQLILNNSTNEELASKSYIINDNSLNYPFKGLNEKFSNVKIRKRKTNQKNVNEFLDAGDMCTFANNTSVGGNTYDSSLRWNNSDNYVASYIGNCNDNAGYRYYNGGNSGNGGNNGSNSMNSGTNIAINSKSNGHLNQGLHNSIMCKNDLNLKKMQEVQGKLCNMDGNDVASAAAATAISVGSAGGHAFPSFENSISMESYSREIDSNSRIAFYGKNKYSNFNICENYNNKNEYGHNLKEKEFKNMPRGSDESINKNDNKSSNIRSSNIRSSNSRSSNSRSSNNRSSNNRSSNNRSSNNRSSNNRSSNNNLMNNMQNYYYLNNSSSLLRTDKHYGANVNECKYNKNVVDSGKGHEAKDGQEKKKNYYTNNLSKELYFNNMYSPYAYRNCSTGNGNGYDNGNGSYEFNDMFHVNNENSMHIFNNSNLNNLRAATSKSSYYRSDIDKVDHMNNNVSGDGISSGNNSTYSNMVVDQVKNMFKTKVPLNVEGGNIPNILPNLRNVKNKKSKNSSIPLDYVDGNYYYMNNITNSPKRRRNRKSAKKNNVSKSGRGSAKSGFVNEEGSTDKMKVDVAHSDDSSGKGNDCDGNNDDNKDNGDNSDKSGGGVGGMGGIGRGAGDGNNRYGGNSYSYGSYNANNYNSNSYNANTKQNCVPNNSFIDTQKHTCTNEKEVKLSSENLKGGDFNTTDVIKEVRKVHIGGSNSTDAIGNICLSASANVSENVSLNVSSNVSSNVSSNVCANFSSNVCANVCANVCTNASCNICINDKGHYPWDSKMREIKKNGTLLLNDDMNNRVAGTVGMNNTNTSDERGTVYLKESHQNSYHHDQYNDPHHELQFEQNPNHTNTSSCHMHDLVEKYKNISTKIQSDSYKDSSSTPYEERMKDQGLMTNNTCGLNDYFMKYEIYKNKNLTDSLGNNKKMAHLQQIDDRYSLHEEKVGIVLVENKMMGNDLDNNTKDGKDSGYNKMIKTKTFHRKFENTKLLSQKPSQNTSQHLSEQLNVCKGTNSYKHIVYENKSIQKISVSTSNDCNEKNKYNHCSIYYKCVDDNNNDNHDNKETNNIHITDDNGTSKNSHVGKDVNKDASANYEKGKTFFSYSVEGKEQLLHKGCTNNVGSSRSNNNSSNQKSSSNHNNSSNQNNSSNHNNSSNHNNSSCSDKGCSTESVQECSLNVSEHKANKKSARTAIGVSNNGSSTSNSSNNPNNLATNASSTLQICVSRPRIMSNMKECNNSYSEVNVLNDLNGQNNPNSSINYSFETIDSSKGKQTTDTKSSNGNSRSSGNNSNDNINSSENVLMRNNYSADNICSNEADASDEMVRTERKDWVSYTGGYNSVSNNKIGSIGRERRGNKNSKSRSSNENSYSSSSSSSSSSSSRGSMDISSNNDININKNDNKKSNSNNNNHNDSDDNNSSNNSRRSNRGNPIPVVEKCGTKRKSLLDGIQDNNRSIRNKYNYSNKRANKMNVISEKRVFRMMDKQIESACIANKLYEKSVNIISLNDVNCIDQKNKFNQNSKNYDNSTSTPVKRRSRTDIDAHSNKKGMEINFLSSNNNSHSRINGQYKDELMMHSQLTNEGNLDSKNEGIEGTSKNNIVTTSTMNACNIFNMKDCTVYNNIETEKKGIIITTAQEAESKNIIKRGEDNENIKEGELSNIKSSSSYLLVNDSPHKEDKFHRKGVSFSYKKALPVSGIDSCIDSGSSNSSSNSSSNNSSSNDCNKHDMNIGFIKPKGIGDEKKINFKNVFKYTKCSKRKVGTDLGYLAKNVMMFSGGKSNNDYVSGCTSGGGRGGDHNGKQIDEKDERNSEKNGEKNDEKINEKNDKSSDKCNDAPLEQLDDMGSGNNKNGFNRLEGIYPSGYGALNYYEKNEKVKELNNSDNKNEQIAIAGSYEEPQNETKIKKKKGRKPKNAILQEEKSNTKEEVVPSKSSDNIFFLNKEMEKNKTVESSRRTTKMKKKLHDVSFGFEKVETGAYNENGEKVSGVWYDTNRRLWRVMYMENDKRKTRGFSPRIYGFNVARDLAVQLKYEMNKKNMK from the exons ATGGAAGAATTCGAAATGAATCTGTTGCTTGAAAATTTTCTAGACGAAGAAAAGGTGTTACATAATTTCCCATTCAAGTATTTccatttgttaatatatgcattcagaaattattattttaatatatatttgaaaaatagagcaaaaaataaggataatgaaaaatttacacAAAGTGGAACAAATAAAGAATTAGAAATTAATCAGCCAGACGTGACTTTGAATTTATCGAAGAGTCaatataactataaaaagaagaaaaaacatatttcttTCGGGAGATTTGAAAGTATAGGCAATAATTGTGCGGTAAGtgataggaaaaaaaatgttcaaaaTGTACATAGTGAACACCGCTTGAGCAGCAGTGCTATGCATGCTACCGCGAATGGTGCTGCTAATGCTCATGTTGTTTCTGACagtcataataataaaagctATAACTGTGAAGGTGTTAATTTCCTACCAAAGTGGTGCAAGGAAATAAGTTTAAGTGACAAAAATGAGAATTTccttttaaatgtattaccTGAACATGGTCATAATGAGGAAAATTATTCTGAACaggatataataaaaatgatatactattttatacacaattttatttttaacaaggataagaaaaagaaacataaaataaaagaaaaaagttatttaataaaaaaactggaaaaagatgaaaaggCGCAAAGTGAGCAATGTATTAAAGCTCAAAATGTAAAGGAAGAAAAGGaagagaaaacaaaaaaaataaaaaaattgccaagtaatcataaaaataaaaatgataataatgagaTAAGCAAAACGTTAGAAAACAATACTTTGCATTATGAAGCGGAAAGGAaggaaaatacaaataataatgaaaataaggaGTGTGGTGAAATGATATTTGAAAAGGGGGAGGATACCTATATGCTCGAAGCACAAGATGTACATGCAATAGAGGAAGTGCACAAAGCACCATGCGATGAAGAGGATGAAGGgggaaaggaaaaatttgTAACATTGAAAGAAGATGAAGAGAATAAAGACGCGACCTTCATTATTAGAAATCATAAGGACAGTTTAAtgataaatgatataaatgatatattacaTGAGAAGAAAAACATAGATGGTGCTTCTAATTTTTGTGCGGATAATGTGGATGTTAAGAATAATGGTATGCATTCATCAATAGTTCAAAATGACACAAATGTTAATGATATTTCGAAGGGTTCATGTGCAGATGAAGTAGCAGTAGGAGTGGAAGAAGCAGTGGGGGTAGCACGTGCTGAAGAGAATAGCgtaaagaacaaaaaagcaaaagaactgaagaatgaaaaaaaaatattagttggaataaataaaaacaaggGCCATTCAGTGGAtgaagaaaagaataataacgATACACAGGTTTGTGGTGATATCACAGAAGAGTCCAtggaagaggaaaaaaaaagaattttggaaattattgaaaattatatgaacaagGAGCAAGTATATTTCAGCATGAGTGATATATATTACCCTTTTACAgctaaaaattttcatttttgtaaaaaaaaaaatcaaaataaaaaaatgataaaaactAGTGTAAGTCATTGTAAATATGCCTACTCATCTGACTCTTTTGATAACTCGCCATCTAAAAGATACTTAAGgaataaattgtttttttgtaaattaaaaaaaggtttaaatttactattaaaaaatgaaaagaaaaaaagaaaatataagcGAAACGTTACAGCccatagaaataataaaaactgtAAAACGAATGACAATGAAGAGATTGTGGAGGATGCAGATAACATAGCAGCAAACAGTGGAAGCAAGGGAAGAAATACTAAGCAGGCTAAGCAAGTTAAGCAGGTTAAGCAACATAAGCAGCAGCTCATTCTAAATAATAGTACTAATGAAGAGTTAGCAAGCAaaagttatataataaatgataatagtTTGAATTACCCTTTTAAAGGGTTGAATGAAAAGTTTagtaatgtaaaaattagaaagagaaaaacaaatcaaaaaaatgtaaacgaATTTTTGGATGCAGGTGATATGTGTACCTTTGCCAACAACACAAGCGTCGGAGGAAATACATATGATAGTTCTTTAAGATGGAATAACTCGGATAATTACGTTGCTTCCTATATCGGAAACTGCAATGATAATGCAGGTTACAGGTACTATAATGGGGGTAACAGTGGAAATGGTGGAAACAACGGAAGCAATAGCATGAATAGCGGAACGAACATCGCCATTAATAGTAAGAGTAACGGTCATTTGAATCAGGGACTTCATAACAGCATAATGTGCAAAAACGATCTTAACCTTAAAAAGATGCAGGAAGTGCAGGGTAAATTATGCAACATGGATGGTAATGATGTTGCAAGTGCTGCGGCTGCTACAGCTATTTCTGTTGGATCTGCTGGTGGGCATGCCTTTCCCTCATTTGAAAACTCTATTAGTATGGAGAGTTATAGTAGGGAGATAGATAGTAACTCGAGGATAGCTTTTTAtggcaaaaataaatatagtaatttcaatatttgtgaaaactataataataagaatgaGTATGGTCATAATTTAAAGGAGAaggaatttaaaaatatgcctCGTGGTAGTGACGAaagcataaataaaaatgataacaaaAGCAGCAACATTAGAAGTAGCAACATTAGAAGTAGCAACAGTAGAAGTAGCAACAGTAGAAGTAGCAATAACAGAAGTAGCAATAACAGAAGTAGCAATAACAGAAGTAGCAATAATAGAAGTAGCAATAATAGAAGTAGCAATAACAATTTAATGAACAATATgcagaattattattacttaaaCAACAGCTCGTCTCTTCTAAGGACTGACAAGCATTATGGCGCTAACGTAAATGAAtgtaagtataataaaaatgttgttGATAGTGGTAAAGGTCATGAAGCGAAAGATggacaagaaaaaaagaaaaactatTACACAAACAATTTATCTAAAGAATTGTATTTTAACAATATGTATTCACCCTATGCCTATCGGAATTGTAGCACTGGTAATGGTAATGGTTATGATAATGGCAATGGAAGTTACGAGTTCAATGATATGTTCCAcgtaaataatgaaaacagtatgcatattttcaataatagTAACTTGAATAATCTGAGAGCAGCCACATCAAAGAGCTCGTACTATAGGAGCGACATCGATAAGGTGGACCACATGAACAACAATGTAAGTGGCGATGGTATCAGTAGTGGTAACAACAGTACATATAGCAATATGGTTGTGGATCAAGTTAAAAACATGTTTAAAACCAAAGTGCCTCTAAACGTTGAGGGGGGAAATATTCCTAACATCTTACCAAACTtaagaaatgtaaaaaataaaaaatcgaAAAACAGCAGCATACCTTTGGATTATGTTGATGGCAACTACTACTACATGAATAATATTACTAACTCACccaaaagaagaagaaatagaaaaagcgctaaaaaaaacaatgttTCAAAAAGTGGTAGAGGAAGTGCTAAGAGCGGTTTTGTTAATGAGGAGGGGAGCACTGACAAAATGAAGGTCGATGTTGCTCATAGTGATGACAGTAGTGGTAAGGGAAATGACTGTGATGGGAATAACGATGATAATAAGGATAATGGGGATAACAGCGATAAAAGTGGGGGAGGTGTAGGCGGTATGGGCGGCATTGGCAGGGGGGCTGGTGATGGAAATAATCGGTATGGTGGAAATAGCTACAGTTATGGAAGTTATAATGCTAACAATTACAATTCTAACAGCTACAACGCAAACACTAAACAAAATTGTGTACCCAATAATAGTTTCATTGACACGCAGAAGCATACCTGCACTAACGAGAAGGAGGTCAAGCTCTCGTCGGAAAATCTAAAAGGCGGCGATTTTAATACAACTGATGTTATAAAAGAGGTGCGAAAAGTTCATATAGGAGGAAGTAACTCAACAGATGCCATCGGCAATATATGCTTAAGTGCTAGCGCGAATGTTAGTGAAAATGTTAGTTTGAATGTTAGTTCGAATGTTAGTTCGAATGTTAGTTCGAATGTATGTGCGAATTTTAGTTCGAATGTATGTGCGAATGTATGTGCGAATGTTTGTACTAATGCTTCCtgtaatatttgtataaatgaCAAGGGGCATTACCCTTGGGATAGCAAAATGagggaaattaaaaaaaatgggacATTGTTATTAAATGATGATATGAATAACAGAGTAGCTGGCACTGTAGGAatgaataatacaaatactAGCGATGAGAGGGGAACAGTATATTTAAAGGAAAGTCATCAGAATAGTTATCACCATGATCAGTATAATGATCCTCATCATGAACTGCAATTTGAGCAGAATCCTAATCATACGAACACATCAAGTTGTCATATGCATGATTTGGTAGagaagtataaaaatataagcacaAAAATACAGAGTGATAGTTACAAAGATAGTTCTAGCACACCATATGAAGAAAGAATGAAGGACCAAGGGTTGATGACTAATAATACATGTGGAttaaatgattattttatgaaatatgaaatttataaaaataaaaatctaaCGGATTCGTtaggtaataataaaaaaatggcaCACTTACAACAAATTGATGACAGATATTCACTACATGAAGAAAAGGTAGGGATTGTGTTagttgaaaataaaatgatggGAAATGATCTAGATAATAATACTAAGGATGGTAAGGATAGtggatataataaaatgatcaAGACTAAAACATTCCATCGGAAATTTGAAAATACAAAACTGCTTAGTCAGAAACCTAGTCAGAATACAAGTCAGCACCTTAGTGAGCAGTTAAACGTATGTAAGGGGACTAACTCGTATAAGCATATCGTATACGAAAATAAGAGCATTCAGAAAATTAGCGTAAGTACAAGTAATGATTgtaatgagaaaaataaatacaatcaTTGCTCGATTTACTACAAGTGTGTGGATGATAATAACAATGATAACCATGATAATAAAGAAACAAATAACATTCACATTACTGATGACAATGGAACCTCTAAGAACAGCCATGTGGGAAAGGATGTAAACAAAGACGCTAGTGCAAATTATGAAAAGGGcaaaacattttttagtTATTCTGTTGAGGGTAAAGAACAACTCTTGCATAAAGGATGTACTAACAATGTTGGCAGTAGTAgaagtaataacaatagcagTAACCAAAAGAGTAGCAGTAACCATAACAATAGCAGTAACCAAAACAATAGCAGTAACCATAACAATAGCAGTAACCATAACAATAGCAGCTGTAGTGATAAGGGGTGTAGCACTGAAAGCGTCCAAGAATGCAGCTTAAACGTGAGCGAACATAAGGCGAATAAAAAGAGTGCGAGAACTGCCATTGGTGTAAGCAACAACGGAAGTAGTACCAGCAATAGTAGTAACAATCCTAACAACCTTGCTACGAATGCAAGCAGCACCCTTCAGATCTGTGTGTCCCGTCCAAGGATTATGAGTAACATGAAGGAGTGTAACAACAGCTACAGCGAAGTTAATGTTCTCAATGATCTGAATGGTCAGAACAACCCCAACAGTTCGATTAATTACTCATTTGAAACTATAGACAGTAGCAAAGGAAAGCAAACCACGGATACAAAGAGTAGCAATGGCAATAGTAGGAGCAGCGGAAACAACAGCAACGATAACATCAATAGCAGTGAGAACGTTCTGATGAGAAACAACTATTCTGCAGATAATATTTGTTCGAATGAAGCGGATGCAAGTGACGAGATGGTGAGGACGGAGAGAAAGGACTGGGTCAGTTACACAGGAGGATACAACTCCGTTAGCAACAACAAGATTGGAAGCATTGGAAGAGAAAGAAGGGGTAATAAGAACAGCAAGAGTAGAAGTAGCAATGAGAACAGTtacagtagtagtagcagtagtagcagcAGTAGTAGCAGCAGAGGAAGTATGGATATTAGCAGCAACaatgatattaatattaacaagaatgataataaaaagagtaatagtaacaacaataatcATAACGACAGTGATGATAACAACAGTAGCAATAACAGTAGAAGAAGCAATAGAGGGAATCCCATCCCCGTGGTGGAAAAATGCGGTACGAAGCGCAAAAGTCTTCTAGATGGTATTCAGGATAATAATAGAAGTATTAGAAATAAATACAACTACAGTAACAAAAGAGCGAACAAGATGAATGTGATAAGTGAGAAGAGAGTTTTCAGAATGATGGATAAGCAGATAGAGAGTGCATGCATtgcaaataaattatatgaaaagtCAGTGAAcattatatcattaaatgATGTCAATTGTATAGatcagaaaaataaatttaatcaaaatagcaaaaattatgataatagTACTTCTACTCCTGTTAAAAGAAGGAGTAGGACAGATATAGATGCccattcaaataaaaaaggaatggAAATAAATTTCTTATCAAGTAATAACAACAGTCACAGTCGTATAAATGGTCAATATAAAGATGAACTCATGATGCATTCGCAATTAACTAATGAAGGTAACTTAGATAGTAAGAACGAGGGGATTGAAGGAACGAGTAAGAATAATATTGTGACTACTTCTACCATGAATGCTTGTAACATTTTCAACATGAAAGACTGTActgtttataataatattgagACTGAGAAAAAgggtattattattactactgccCAAGAAGCTGAatctaaaaatattataaagagAGGAgaagataatgaaaatatcaAAGAGGGAGAGTTGTCAAATATAAAGAGTAGTAGCAGTTATTTACTGGTGAATGATTCCCCACATAAAGAGGATAAGTTTCATCGGAAAGGAGTCAGTTTCAGTTATAAGAAAGCGCTTCCGGTGAGCGGCATTGATAGCTGCATTGATAGCGGCAGCAGTAACAGTAGCAGTAACAGTAGCAGTAACAATAGTAGCAGCAATGACTGTAATAAGCACGATATGAATATAGGCTTTATAAAACCTAAGGGGATAGGGGATGAAAAAAAgatcaattttaaaaatgttttcaaGTACACCAAGTGTTCAAAGCGAAAGGTGGGTACCGACCTAGGATACCTAGCAAAGAACGTAATGATGTTTAGCGGTGGAAAGAGTAACAACGATTATGTTAGCGGATGCACGAGTGGTGGAGGAAGAGGAGGCGATCATAATGGAAAGCAGATTGACGAGAAGGATGAACGTAACAGTGAGAAGAATGGCGAGAAGAATGATGAAAAGATTAATGAGAAGAATGATAAGAGTAGTGACAAATGTAATGACGCTCCCTTAGAACAGCTAGATGATATGGGAAGTGGAAACAACAAAAATGGTTTTAACCGCTTGGAGGGCATTTATCCATCTGGTTATGGAGCATTGAactattatgaaaaaaatgagaaggTCAAGGAGTTAAACAATTCTGATAACAAAAATGAGCAGATCGCCATTGCTGGTAGTTATGAGGAACCACAAAAcgaaacaaaaattaaaaagaaaaaaggaaggaaACCAAAAAATGCGATTTTACAAGAAGAGAAAAGTAATACGAAAGAAGAAGTTGTACCGAGTAAAAGTagtgataatatattttttttaaacaaagaaatggaaaagaaCAAAACTGTTGAATCATCGAGGAGGAcgacaaaaatgaaaaagaaattacacGATGTAAGTTTTGGTTTTGAAAAAGTCGAAACTGGTGCCTATAACGAAAATGGAGAGAAGGTCTCAGGAGTCTG GTACGACACAAACAGGAGATTATGGCGTGTTATGTACATGGAAAACGACAAAAGAAAAACGAGGGGATTCTCTCCGCGTATTTACGGGTTTAACGTAGCAAGAGATTTAGCAGTTCAGCTTAAGTATGAGATGAATAAGAAGAATATGAAATGA